A portion of the Apteryx mantelli isolate bAptMan1 unplaced genomic scaffold, bAptMan1.hap1 HAP1_SCAFFOLD_40, whole genome shotgun sequence genome contains these proteins:
- the LOC136996485 gene encoding olfactory receptor 4E1-like, whose amino-acid sequence MDPENHTRVSEFFLLGLTTNHAVELALFTFFMVVYVLIILGNILIIFTIAHDQRLHSPMYFFLSNLSVIDVCHSSVVMPRMLADFLVDKKSISFEECMAQMFFLHFFACTEIFLLTIMAYDRCIAICNPMHYGTIMSRKMCLQLATVMWMGGLMHSVSLTALTLSLPYCGPSAIDNFFCDAPLIIKLSCTNTHVLEMLLVATSGLISVVCFLVLVTSYVVILVSLRNYLSEGQHKALSTGAAHLTLVTLFLGHCIFTYLRPAKSLAADKVVSVFFTAITPLMNPIIYTFRNEDMKNALRKLHRRQIDSQDK is encoded by the exons ATGGATCCTGAG AATCACACTAGAGTGAGTGAGTTCTTCCTCTTGGGCCTCACCACCAACCATGCTGTAGAGctggccctcttcaccttcttcatGGTCGTCTACGTGCTGATTATTTTGGGCAACATTCTCATCATCTTCACGATTGCACATGACCAGCGTCTGCAcagtcccatgtacttcttcctcagcaacctCTCTGTCATTGACGTCTGCCACTCCTCAGTGGTGATGCCCAGGATGCTGGCTGacttcctggtggacaagaagagcatctcctttgaggaGTGCATGGCACAGATGTTCTTCCTCCACTtctttgcctgcacagagatctttctcctcaccatcatggcctatgatcgctgcaTAGCTATCTGCAACCCCATGCATTATGGCACCATCATGAGCCGGAAGATGTGCCTCCAGCTGGCCACAGTCATGTGGATGGGAGGACTGATGCATTCtgtgtccctcactgccctgacCCTCAGTCTCCCATACTGTGGTCCCAGtgccattgacaacttcttttgtGATGCCCCTTTGATCATTAAGTTGTCCTGCACAAACACCCATGTCTTAGAAATGCTCCTTGTCGCCACCTCAGGCCTCATCTCTGTggtctgcttcctggtgctggTGACTTCCTATGTGGTCATTTTGGTCTCACTAAGGAACTATCTCTCGGAAGGGCAACACAAGGCATTATCTACCGGTGCTGCTCACCTGACATTGGTGacacttttcctgggacactgcatTTTCACCTATCTCAGGCCAGCCAAGAGTTTAGCTGCAGACAAAGTCGTGTCAGTTTTCTTCACGGCCATTACCCCTCTGATGAACCCCATTATCTATACCTTTAGGAATGAggacatgaaaaatgctttgagaaagctACACAGGCGGCAGATTGATTCCCAAGACAAGTGA